One stretch of Chelonia mydas isolate rCheMyd1 chromosome 21, rCheMyd1.pri.v2, whole genome shotgun sequence DNA includes these proteins:
- the TSHB gene encoding thyrotropin subunit beta — MQTQATVLRKDSAANSMSPIFLMSLLFGLTFGQAMSFCAPIEYIIHVEKRECAYCLAINTTICAGFCMTRDSNGKKLLLKSALSQNVCTYKDMVYRTVVLPGCPRHTVSYYSYPVATNCKCGKCNTDYSDCIHETVRTDYCTKPQKPYNV; from the exons ATGCAGACACAGGCTACTGTATTGAGGAAAGATTCAGCTGCCAACAG CATGAGTCCCATCTTTCTGATGTCCCTTCTCTTTGGCCTGACTTTTGGGCAAGCAATGTCTTTTTGTGCTCCCATTGAGTATATCATCCACGTGGAGAAGAGAGAATGTGCCTACTGCCTGGCCATCAACACAACCATCTGTGCTGGATTCTGCATGACACGG gacaGCAATGGTAAGAAGCTACTCCTCAAAAGTGCCCTGTCCCAGAATGTGTGCACATATAAAGACATGGTGTACAGAACAGTGGTACTCCCTGGCTGCCCACGACACACTGTCTCCTATTACTCTTACCCAGTGGCGACGAACTGCAAGTGTGGTAAATGTAACACTGATTACAGTGACTGCATTCATGAGACAGTCAGGACAGACTATTGCACTAAACCACAGAAGCCCTATAATGTGTGA